A region from the bacterium genome encodes:
- a CDS encoding peptide MFS transporter, translating to MSATAQQKPAKGHPSGLFSLFFSEMWERLGFYLMLGILLLYTIDTERGGLGFTNAAAAEIYGTYMAFVYFTPFIGGMIADRLLGYRRSVLIGGLLLAAGYFSLGIRSMPTFYGGLVLLCLGNGFFKPNISAMVGNLYAADDPRRDAGFNIFYMGINIGATISALLSAPLRNLWSFNMAFSAAGVGMLIGVAVILFNWKQLADADRQPEVKPGDFGLKQVFLIILAPAVTFGVIGYFVGGKLPFIMDTIGPITFGFLVGMLPVAGYFANLVMKAGPDEKPGLAALIPVYVAGGAFFMVLHLSGGLITIFAEHNTDRRAEWVPQATEFYAQKAMPSYFGNAGPDLPRPDERTLYIVPDRTEAMFGARILSASAVAEIRADAASGVAVVEAGAADFDGTFACRVFPDANVALSTSKDAHGVETTSVKIEPEQTDALGEVALVRQVDGRTVPVIMVGQGTFDAVYRDAAGAARLAPGSYVRLLNAELLTGFLNPFFVVVCTPIVVWFFAWRVKLGKAVTTARKIFLGMVITTVAVLVMALGAKVGQDGAVKTSMMWLAGYYLVITFGELCLSPMGLSLVTKLAPKRLVGLMMGGWFLSTAVGNKLSGFISGLEPGTTMFVVLAGAILLVAGFIFVMLPRLDAAIKKYGA from the coding sequence ATGTCCGCGACCGCCCAGCAGAAACCCGCCAAAGGCCACCCGTCCGGCCTCTTCTCGCTCTTCTTCTCGGAAATGTGGGAGCGTCTCGGCTTCTACCTGATGCTCGGCATCCTGCTGCTCTACACCATCGACACCGAGCGCGGGGGCCTGGGTTTCACCAACGCCGCGGCGGCCGAGATCTACGGCACCTACATGGCCTTCGTGTACTTCACGCCCTTCATCGGCGGCATGATCGCCGACCGCCTGCTCGGCTACCGGCGCAGCGTGCTGATCGGGGGCCTGCTGCTGGCGGCGGGGTACTTCAGCCTGGGCATCCGCTCCATGCCCACGTTCTACGGCGGCCTGGTGCTGCTCTGCCTCGGCAACGGCTTCTTCAAGCCGAACATCTCGGCCATGGTGGGCAACCTCTACGCCGCCGACGACCCGCGGCGGGACGCGGGCTTCAACATCTTCTACATGGGCATCAACATCGGCGCCACCATCAGCGCCCTGCTCTCGGCGCCCCTGCGCAACCTGTGGTCGTTCAACATGGCCTTCAGCGCCGCGGGCGTGGGCATGCTCATCGGCGTCGCGGTGATCCTCTTCAACTGGAAGCAGCTGGCCGACGCCGACCGCCAGCCCGAGGTCAAGCCGGGCGACTTCGGCCTCAAGCAGGTCTTCCTGATCATCCTGGCCCCGGCGGTGACCTTCGGCGTGATCGGCTACTTCGTGGGCGGGAAGCTGCCGTTCATCATGGACACCATCGGCCCGATCACCTTCGGCTTCCTGGTGGGCATGCTGCCGGTGGCGGGCTACTTCGCCAACCTGGTCATGAAGGCCGGGCCCGACGAGAAGCCCGGCCTCGCCGCGCTGATTCCCGTCTACGTGGCGGGCGGCGCCTTCTTCATGGTGCTGCACCTCTCGGGCGGCCTGATCACCATCTTCGCCGAGCACAACACCGACCGCCGCGCCGAGTGGGTGCCCCAGGCCACCGAGTTCTACGCCCAGAAGGCCATGCCGTCCTACTTCGGCAACGCCGGGCCCGACCTGCCGCGGCCCGACGAACGCACCCTCTACATCGTGCCCGACCGCACCGAGGCCATGTTCGGGGCGCGCATCCTGAGCGCGTCGGCGGTGGCGGAGATCCGCGCCGACGCCGCCTCGGGCGTGGCCGTGGTCGAGGCCGGGGCCGCCGATTTCGACGGCACCTTCGCCTGCCGGGTCTTCCCCGACGCGAACGTGGCGCTCTCCACCTCGAAGGACGCCCACGGGGTCGAGACGACGAGCGTGAAGATCGAGCCGGAGCAAACCGACGCCCTGGGCGAGGTGGCCCTCGTGCGGCAGGTCGACGGCCGCACCGTGCCGGTCATCATGGTCGGCCAGGGAACCTTCGATGCGGTCTACCGCGACGCGGCCGGGGCCGCGCGCCTGGCGCCGGGCAGCTACGTGCGCCTGCTCAACGCCGAGCTGCTCACCGGCTTCCTCAACCCCTTCTTCGTGGTCGTCTGCACGCCCATCGTGGTGTGGTTCTTCGCCTGGCGCGTGAAGCTGGGCAAGGCCGTCACCACGGCCCGCAAGATCTTCCTCGGCATGGTCATCACGACGGTGGCGGTGCTGGTCATGGCCCTCGGGGCCAAGGTGGGCCAGGACGGGGCCGTCAAGACCTCGATGATGTGGCTGGCGGGCTACTACCTGGTGATCACCTTCGGCGAGCTGTGCCTGTCGCCCATGGGCCTGTCCCTGGTGACCAAGCTGGCGCCGAAGCGCCTGGTCGGCCTGATGATGGGCGGCTGGTTCCTCAGCACGGCCGTGGGCAACAAGCTGTCCGGCTTCATCAGCGGCCTCGAGCCCGGCACCACCATGTTCGTGGTGCTGGCCGGGGCGATCCTGCTGGTGGCCGGCTTCATCTTCGTCATGCTGCCGCGCCTGGATGCGGCGATCAAGAAGTACGGGGCCTGA
- a CDS encoding MATE family efflux transporter, which yields MSRIDSPAHRPGLLATLRESLAGGERDYTTETIGRAVVLLAVPMVLEMLMESAFAVADVYFVARLGVDAVAAVGQTEAMITLIYAVAVGLSMSTTAMVARRIGEKDRDGAADTTVQAMGLGVVVAAAIAVPGALFAPQLLHLMGGSAELVAGGQGYTRVMLAGNVSIVLLFLLNAVFRGAGDAALAMRVLWLANGINIVLDPCLIFGWGPFPELGLTGAAVATTIGRSVGVAYQLHLLFRGRGTVAVARRHLALHGRIMLRLLRISLGGIGQFLISTSSWVLLMRLVGDFGAVAVAGYTIAIRIIVVALMPSWGVSNAAATLVGQNLGAGHPDRAAASVWRVGFYNAGFLVSVAVVFILGAERLVGLFTAEPAVIAVGATALRFIAYGYPFYAFGMVMTQAFNGAGDTTTPTAINFFCYWCFQLPLALFLSHRTTLGAEGVFLAILVAEMALTVTGILVFRRGAWRDREV from the coding sequence ATGTCCCGCATCGACTCTCCCGCGCATCGCCCCGGCCTGCTGGCCACCCTGCGCGAATCCCTCGCCGGCGGCGAGCGCGACTACACCACCGAGACCATCGGCCGCGCCGTCGTGCTGCTGGCCGTGCCCATGGTCCTGGAGATGCTCATGGAGTCGGCCTTCGCCGTGGCCGACGTGTACTTCGTGGCCCGCCTCGGTGTCGACGCCGTGGCGGCCGTCGGCCAGACCGAGGCCATGATCACCCTCATCTACGCCGTGGCGGTGGGCCTGAGCATGTCGACCACGGCCATGGTGGCCCGGCGCATCGGCGAGAAGGACCGCGACGGCGCCGCCGACACCACGGTCCAGGCCATGGGGCTCGGCGTCGTCGTCGCCGCGGCGATCGCGGTGCCGGGCGCCCTCTTCGCGCCGCAGCTGCTGCACCTGATGGGCGGCTCGGCCGAGCTCGTGGCCGGCGGCCAGGGCTACACGCGGGTCATGCTCGCAGGCAACGTGTCGATCGTGCTGCTCTTCCTGCTGAACGCCGTCTTCCGGGGGGCGGGCGACGCCGCCCTGGCCATGCGCGTGCTGTGGCTGGCCAACGGCATCAACATCGTGCTCGACCCGTGCCTCATCTTCGGCTGGGGGCCGTTTCCCGAGCTGGGCCTGACGGGCGCCGCGGTGGCCACCACCATCGGCCGCAGCGTGGGCGTGGCCTACCAGCTGCACCTGCTGTTCCGCGGGCGGGGCACCGTCGCGGTGGCACGGCGGCATCTGGCCCTGCACGGGCGCATCATGCTGCGCCTGCTGCGGATCTCCCTCGGCGGCATCGGCCAGTTCCTGATCTCCACCTCGAGCTGGGTGCTGCTGATGCGCCTGGTGGGGGACTTCGGCGCCGTCGCGGTGGCCGGCTACACCATCGCCATCCGCATCATCGTCGTGGCGCTGATGCCGAGCTGGGGCGTGTCCAACGCGGCGGCCACCCTGGTGGGCCAGAACCTGGGCGCAGGCCACCCGGACCGGGCGGCGGCCAGCGTGTGGCGGGTGGGCTTCTACAACGCGGGCTTCCTGGTGAGCGTCGCGGTGGTGTTCATCCTGGGCGCCGAGCGGCTCGTGGGCCTGTTCACCGCCGAGCCGGCGGTGATCGCCGTGGGGGCGACCGCCCTGCGCTTCATCGCCTACGGCTACCCGTTCTACGCCTTCGGCATGGTCATGACCCAGGCCTTCAACGGCGCCGGCGACACGACCACGCCCACGGCGATCAACTTCTTCTGCTACTGGTGCTTCCAGCTGCCGCTGGCCTTGTTCCTGTCGCACCGCACCACCCTGGGCGCCGAGGGTGTGTTCCTGGCGATCCTGGTGGCCGAGATGGCCCTGACGGTGACCGGGATCCTGGTCTTCCGGCGGGGGGCGTGGCGGGACCGGGAGGTCTGA
- a CDS encoding response regulator transcription factor, protein MTDAVPLLLLEDDPNLGLIIAESLEREGFAVERHLDGKAGLAALADRRFALCLVDVMMPEMDGFAFAGELRRRGDATPFIFLTARSMVKDRIHGFKLGCDDYITKPFSMEELLLRIQAVLRRSDDAEPAPAAPDGPTAVGRYVFDPRALTLALDGDEKRLTEREGALLAMLVAYGEEVLERDVALRAIWQDDSYHAGRSMDVFISKLRKHLAGDPGIEIRSVHGRGFRLLVHGGASD, encoded by the coding sequence GTGACCGATGCCGTGCCGCTGCTGCTGCTCGAGGACGATCCCAACCTGGGTCTGATCATCGCGGAGTCCCTCGAACGCGAGGGCTTCGCCGTCGAGCGCCATCTGGACGGCAAGGCAGGCCTCGCGGCCCTGGCCGACCGCCGCTTCGCCCTCTGCCTCGTCGACGTGATGATGCCCGAGATGGACGGCTTCGCCTTCGCCGGCGAACTGCGCCGGCGGGGCGACGCGACGCCCTTCATCTTCCTGACGGCGCGCTCGATGGTGAAGGACCGCATCCACGGCTTCAAGCTCGGCTGCGACGACTACATCACCAAGCCGTTCAGCATGGAGGAGCTGCTGCTGCGCATCCAGGCCGTGCTGCGGCGCAGCGACGACGCGGAACCGGCGCCCGCGGCCCCGGACGGTCCCACCGCGGTCGGGCGCTACGTCTTCGACCCGCGCGCCCTGACGCTGGCCCTCGACGGCGACGAGAAGCGACTGACCGAGCGGGAAGGGGCTCTGCTGGCCATGCTCGTGGCGTACGGCGAGGAGGTCCTCGAGCGCGACGTGGCCCTCCGGGCCATCTGGCAGGACGATTCCTATCACGCCGGCCGCAGCATGGACGTCTTCATCTCCAAGCTGCGCAAGCACTTGGCTGGTGATCCGGGCATCGAGATCCGCTCGGTGCACGGGCGGGGCTTCCGGCTGCTGGTGCACGGCGGCGCCAGCGACTGA
- a CDS encoding HAMP domain-containing histidine kinase: protein MRNPLIGMPRLFVVLSLALAGLMALQVMLLRYAWDLKVQALESGARTALASTVLALQSREIEGSAYEYFFAHDDTTSASGPGTVHANVWTTRSSYRLHDVSAPPDAPAAVPGTGEVGVAGDAAAVRRFRTVSRDLRRLTGRPAGEAWNVDLGFETGDSVLVIVRPEPGGHGEHLTVRTAPDASLRHAVGEWIASSPRPIGERLTDMDIADVLRDELAAVGIGAEPAFGVVRPAGSGLRPGLIRFPAGGGRPGAPSPDAGDEVVLASDNITDAEVRESPYRQELFPLDPFGSPYELVLAFPQDRLYLLKQIGPLWAASAVFIVVIVVAFAQAWRTNAEQRRFGGQLVDFINNMTHEFKTPIATVALAGEALARPDVQGDPAVLERYVGMIRDENARMHRQAEKILQMARFERGDIEVKREPVDAIALLRGVAESFTLQVERRGGTIACDGTGPAVVAGDRVHLESIFTNLVDNAVKYSREEPRVRIAGAVRDGWLEAKVSDRGPGIPRADQRRVFEKYYRCPTGDRHDVKGFGLGLSFVHSLVRAHGGHVELHSLPGEGTTVTVSLPLVRPEEETS from the coding sequence ATGCGAAACCCCCTGATCGGCATGCCCCGCCTCTTCGTCGTCCTCAGCCTGGCCCTGGCCGGGCTCATGGCGCTGCAGGTGATGCTCCTGCGCTACGCGTGGGACCTGAAGGTGCAGGCGCTGGAGAGCGGCGCCCGCACCGCCCTGGCCTCGACGGTGCTCGCCCTGCAATCGCGGGAGATCGAGGGCAGCGCCTACGAGTACTTCTTCGCCCACGACGACACGACCTCGGCGTCCGGACCCGGCACGGTGCACGCCAACGTCTGGACCACGCGATCCTCCTACCGCCTGCACGACGTCTCCGCACCGCCGGATGCGCCGGCGGCGGTCCCGGGCACGGGCGAGGTGGGCGTCGCGGGCGACGCCGCGGCCGTGCGGCGCTTCCGCACCGTCAGCCGCGACCTGCGGCGGCTGACCGGGCGGCCCGCCGGCGAGGCCTGGAACGTGGACCTCGGTTTCGAGACGGGGGACTCCGTCCTGGTCATCGTGCGGCCCGAACCGGGCGGGCACGGCGAGCACCTGACCGTGCGCACCGCTCCGGACGCCTCGCTGCGGCACGCGGTGGGCGAGTGGATCGCGAGCTCGCCCCGCCCCATCGGCGAGCGGCTCACGGACATGGACATCGCCGACGTGCTGCGCGACGAGCTGGCGGCGGTCGGCATCGGCGCCGAGCCGGCCTTCGGCGTCGTGCGCCCGGCCGGATCCGGCCTGCGGCCGGGCCTGATCCGCTTCCCCGCCGGGGGCGGGCGTCCCGGGGCGCCGTCGCCCGATGCGGGCGACGAGGTCGTGCTGGCCAGCGACAACATCACCGACGCCGAGGTGCGCGAAAGCCCCTACCGCCAGGAGCTCTTCCCTCTCGATCCCTTCGGCTCGCCCTACGAACTGGTGCTGGCCTTCCCCCAGGACCGGCTCTACCTGCTGAAACAGATCGGGCCCCTGTGGGCCGCCTCGGCGGTCTTCATCGTCGTGATCGTCGTGGCCTTCGCCCAGGCCTGGCGCACCAACGCCGAGCAGCGGCGCTTCGGCGGCCAGCTCGTCGACTTCATCAACAACATGACCCACGAGTTCAAGACGCCCATCGCCACGGTGGCCCTGGCCGGGGAGGCCCTGGCCCGGCCCGACGTGCAGGGCGATCCGGCCGTGCTCGAACGCTACGTGGGCATGATCCGGGACGAGAACGCGCGCATGCACCGGCAGGCCGAGAAGATCCTGCAGATGGCGCGGTTCGAGCGGGGCGACATCGAGGTGAAGCGCGAACCGGTCGACGCGATCGCGTTGTTGCGCGGCGTGGCCGAGTCGTTCACCCTGCAGGTGGAGCGACGGGGCGGGACCATCGCCTGCGACGGCACCGGGCCCGCCGTGGTGGCCGGCGACCGGGTCCACCTCGAGAGCATCTTCACCAACCTGGTGGACAACGCCGTCAAGTACTCGCGCGAAGAGCCCCGCGTCCGCATCGCCGGCGCGGTCCGGGACGGCTGGCTGGAGGCCAAGGTCAGCGACCGGGGGCCCGGCATCCCGCGCGCCGACCAGCGGCGGGTCTTCGAGAAGTACTACCGCTGCCCGACCGGCGACCGGCACGACGTCAAGGGCTTCGGCCTCGGGCTGAGCTTCGTGCACAGCCTGGTGCGGGCCCACGGCGGCCACGTCGAGCTGCACAGCCTGCCCGGCGAGGGCACCACCGTCACGGTGAGCCTGCCGCTGGTGCGCCCTGAAGAGGAGACGTCGTGA